ccgtcaagtggaattagtccttactcttaataatttctccttttgctcctcccatttcctccaaactaaaggagtagctatgggcacccgtatgggtcctagctatgcctgcctttttgttgggtttatggaacaatctatgttccgtgcctattctggtatctgtcccccacttttccttcgctacatcgacgactgcattggcgctgcttcctgcacgcatgcagaactcgttgactttattaactttgcctccaactttcaccctgccctcaagtttacctggtccatttccgacacctccctcccctttctagatctttctgtctctgtctctggagacagcttatccactgatgtctactataagcctactgactctcacagctatctggactattcctcttctcaccctgtctcttgcaaaaacgccatccccttctcgcaattcctccgtctccaccgcatctgctctcaggatgaggcttttcattctaggacgaaggagatgtcttcattttttaaagaaaggggcttcccttcctccactatcaactctgctcttaaacgcatctcccccatttcacgtacatctgctctcactccatcctcccaccaccgcactaggaatagggttcccctggtcctcacctaccaccccaccagcctccgggtccaacatattattctccgtaacttccgccacctccaacgggatcccaccactaagcacatctttccctcccaccctctctctgcattccgcagggatcgctccctacataactcccttgtccattcgtcccccccatccctccccactgatctccctcctggcacttatccgtgtaagcagaacaagtgctacacatgcccttacacttcctccctgggaccattcagggccccagacagtccttccaggtgaggcatcacttcacctgtgagtcgactggggtgatataccgcgtccggtgctcccgatgtggccttttatatattggtgagacccgacgcagactgggagaccgctttgctgaacatctacactctgtccaccagagaaagcaggatctcccagtggccacacattttaattccacatcccattcccattctgacatgtctatccacggcctcctctacggtaaagatgaagccacactcaggttggaggaacaacaccttatattccgtctgggtagcctccaacctgatggcatgaacatcgacttctctaacttccgctaaggccccacctccccctcgtaccccatctgttactcatttttatgcacacattctttctctcactctcctttttctccctctgtccctctgaatatacctcttgcccatcctctgggtcaaccccccccccctgtctttcttcccggacctcctgtcccatgatcctctcgtatccccttatcacctgtccagctctcggctccatctctccccctcctgtcttctcctatcattttgcttcgccccctccccctccagctttcaaatcccttactcactcttccttcagttagtcctgacgaagggtctcggcctgaaacgtcgactgcacctcttcctatagatgctgcttggcctgctgcgttcaccagcaactttgatgtatgttactccaACCAGGAGTTGTTTTCCAAGAGAAAAAGCAGTGTTGCTGTAATTGTACATGGAGGGGTAGAATCTACCTCTTTTAGCAGTTAGGTTTGCATCTAatgttaaagattaaagattacctttgtttgtcacatgtatcccaaaacatcgaaatatacagtgtTTTCAGTGTTAATCAgagttgtttgcatcaacaaccaacacagtctaaggatgtgctggggacagcctgcaagtgttgccatgcttccagcaccagcatagcatgcccacaacttcctaacacTCACTAACccatatgtgtttggaatgtgggaggaaaccaaaagttcaaagtaaatttgttatcaaatatatgtcaccatatacaaccttgagattcattttcttgctggcatactcaataaatccacaatagaatcaTCACtgtaacagaaccaatgaaagaccactcgtgtgcaaaagacaaaaaaaactgtacaaatacaaaaataaagaaacaagaataataaataaataaataaataaataagcaagcaagcaataaatatcgaaaacataagatgaagaatccttgaaagtgagcccataggagtgggaacatttcaatgatggggcaagtgaggttgagtggagttatcctctttggttcaacagcctaatggctgaggggtaataactgttcctgaacctggtggtgtgagtcctgtgtTCAATGCTTCAATCGAAGCACTCAGAAGAAACCCatggggtcacggggagaacgtacaaattccttatagacagcggcgggaattgaatcccaatcTTACGAGTGCTGCATGAACCGCTGCGCTACCGTGCTATTTCCATTTAAATAGTTCCATTTTACAAAATGATATATTTtgtgggcatagttttaagataatAAGCTGCAAAAATAGACGGGGAGttgagaggggagtgggaggggatcaGGAAAATATTGCCGGCGGTCTGCAATTCGCTTTCAACGAGGAGGAACCACGGGGGAAAGTACGGGGGAGGTCAGACGTGGTGGGACCCATGCACTATAAATCATCACGTCACTCTGAAATCACCGTACCACACAGTTGCGTTGTATCCTTGATACTCAGAGAAGGgggaattaatcaattttaacgCGGAACTTTAAAAACATCTCATTTTAACCCAGCAGTTGGGTAAGTcagtagattcaagattcaagattcaaaactttattgtcattctaaccatacatcagctctgcagggcagaatgagacagcgtttctcaggagcagtgcaatcataacataacaaacgcaacactaaataataaacataacaataaatagtaaaacacaacagccacatgtcagttaaaatcagttataagtgtccaaaacagagtcaggtagagcagctatttagcagtctgactgcctgtgggaggatgctgtttagtagccttgtggttttagttttgatgctcctgtaacgtttgcctgatggcagaagaacaaacagttcatggagaaggTGTGAGGGGTCTTGAATGATGTACCGTGTAACACAATGGACAACACTAACTCAAAAGGTGCAGTCTCCAGTACTAGTAATCCGTCCCTGGGAGTCATAGTCCATGGAACCAATTTCCAGTAGGGTGAAAGCGATTTCAGATTGGACGACCTTTTACCCTCTAATGTCAGAGAGATGGGAAAATGTTATCCGGAATACTTGGTCCTCTCTCAGTGCCTTCCCTCCAGATGTGGGCATTGCCACGTCGCAACGAGGAGATGGGATGCAGATTGCAAACTCATTTCCTGGGGAATGGATGCTAtttaatccccccccccccccaccaccaccaccaccattcaattcatccagcatttcgGATCGACATTCTCGATCTGATGTTGAGCCAGAACTCAAATAGATTCGTCAGTTGCTCTATTCGTTGACAAGGTTAGAGTTAACTTTGTGTCAGACTCGAAGCTGTTTCACCATAAGGCTAtaaaccataaaacaaaggagcagaattgggccattcagcccgtcgaatCTACTCCGCTGATGgctgatggctgatttattatccctctcaatcctattctcttcCTTTCTCCCCGTCGCCCTGATTGACCAAGACCACCGCCCCAGTTATCTCTGTATATCAAACCTCACTTCTCCATGCAAACAAATGGGTATAACTTGAGATCTCGGATTATTAACACTTCTCCCCCTTAACCCTTGGTAATAATGGTAATGGAAATCGACTAGCCAAGAGCTAAAAGACACAAGAAGCTTGAATTAAAGTTCTGGTCGCAGAGGCAGACCGGCTGAAAGAGAAATGAATTCATATTGCATGGCGGAAGAAAGCGGCCAGTACAAAACATTAACTATACTTCATGTGCAGCCAGAAGAAACAACGGAGAAAACGCAGACCTTTCCCGGGATATGACTGCCCAATCTATGGACACTTCCTATTTATGAACGAGCTCTCGTGGTATTATTCAATTCAAAACTCGGCGTACATACTGTACATACGAACGGCAGAACTAGTTCTCTCtctattttcaatattttttctttattatcaGTCTTTTGCGCTTTGATGCTCTTCATTATTATACCGAGAGGTCTGGTTTCCATACCGAGTATTTTTTGTGGATTTTCCCACAAACGGGCAGAACTGACTTTTTGATATCGGTAAAAACGGAACCCTTTAGTAACtcgggaaggtgggggggggggaggttggttGCTGAACAACAAAATAAGTCGACTCTACCTGTGGCCCTTGTCCATACTTCTTCTCCCAGGTTGGAAGCCGTTTGGTCTGTAGTTTCTTCAGCACCTCGTGCAGGGCTCCGAGCTGTCGTCCAGGGGAGGGTGTGCAGCGGGTGGTTTAGAATTAGAGAGGTTTGGTGAAATTCTTCGTACTATATAGTCCTCCAAACAAATATTATAAATGATTATAATTAACTCACTACTTTCCCTGGAGGTTTGGACTTTGGGCATCTGTAATAAGCTACAAAATTTCCGTTATCTTAAATACCACTTCACGGCAACAAAATATTGGTTTTAAAGGAAATGTCTTTAAAAAGTCAAAAagaggagatttagtttaattcagcattgCGTGCcgagggcctgttcctgtcctgTACTATATTCTATGTTAAATACGATGTTATAACTTCAACCTCAGTTTTATTTCCACGCACCCGTGCGCCTGGCACTGTTCGCTTAAACTAATTTAAATGTTTTAACTTTTAATGCTTAACAAAATCACAACAATCAAATTCACACTCCAGTTGAGAGAACGCACAtttaactaatcaagaacgtcAAGCTGCCCCCTACAAGATTACCCCATTGCCAGTAACAAAACAACGATAAACCAACCAGTTCCTTTTCGCTGGAAGGATAAGAATTTTTTGAGTAGAAATCTCGCAGGGCTCTTGTCTCCACATCAGAGTTCTCGGTGCCAATAGCCGTGGTGAGTAAGGCGGAAAAGTAGACGGCAAGCAGAAGCCGGTCGCTGACCATGGTGCTGAATGAATTTCCGCCCGGCTGACGTACGGAAACGGGTTTGGGAGCTTGGAGTGTTTAACTCTTTGTCCCAGCGCCCGACTTTTATACAGTGGGACTATTGGTCTGAAAACACGCAATGACTCCTCCCAGGTTAGGGGTGGGCTCAAAGGCTTTGCCGATTGCTGCCAATTCTTTATCAGGAGAAGCTGTCGAAATTGTCCACTCCCCTATCTATATAATTACCAACCTGCCAGTTCCAGTCTCAAAGAGCGATCTGGAATTAAGAATCTTTTGCTTTATTAGTAGAGAACGGTCTGATATCTAATGAAAAGGATTTCAATCCTATCGTTATTTGACAGTCCTACCTTTCTCCACACAAGGTGGAAACATTTGCTTTAAAAATAACCTGTATCAGTCTGGATGCAGTGTCTTGGCTCCAGCCGTCcagtgtccatttccctccacagatgcttcctgacccactgagttcctccagaatgttgtgcgctgctccagatttcagcatctgtaatCTCTTGCTTCTCAAACCTATTAACTTGAATTCAGAATCagtcaggtgtgtgtgtgtgtgtgtgtgtgagagagagagagagagagagagagggggggcagatAGAAGGGAAGAGGCAGGGAAAGCAGGGAAGAGAGAGACATAGAAAgggaaaagagaaaaagagaaatgtAGAGGGAAATATAGTTTGGGGAATCAAgatagagagagaagggaagagagggTGAGCAAAAAGAttcagagagaaagaaagattgGGGAAgagattggagagagagagatggggagagtggggatgaaaCAGAGAGAATAAAGCTGACTGGCGTTGCTGTAAGACAAAGCATAAgaccaatgggccaaatagctccCTACCCTGCTATTCAAATGAGCAATCCTGTAATTACTGAAAAAGACAAATGGaatgaaacaataacagaattttTTTCCATTGTTTGTGTTACTGTATTCTGTAACACAACTGCAGAAAATACATTAGCAATTTATTTGAAATATAACATGGAATCCCGACAAAGAGCCAGTGACTGTATGAGCCCAACAATATTAGATGGTTTCAGTCAGTGTTAATAGTACTCTCAATAGTGCAGTGGTTACTGTTTGTCATCGAATTGTGTTTCTGCACAATTCCCGTTATCACCCAGAGAACATACTTTAATGAATATAAGCCGTCACTTAGATTTTCATTTAAGAAAgaagagtaacatacacaaaatgttggaagaactcagtaggtcaggtagcagctatggagagaaataaacagttgatgttttcggCCAAGATGTGGAAAGAactcttcccctttcctctctagtcttgaagaagagtctcagcccaaaacatcaactgtttgtttatttccatggatactgcctgacttgctgagttcctccagcattttgtgtattttcttaggtcacatggatgaaagaaaaatagtgggctatgagggaggaaagggttagattgatcttggagtcggttaaaaggtcagaacaacattgtgggtcaaagtttctgtactgtgctgtacattcTACCTAAGTATGTTCCACTTTACAAGTGTGTTCATTCGTGAATGGGacttgttctgctgttgttgttttgttatgttgttgttgcttgaacattgtaggcatgctttgttggcaccggcacatgtggtgacacttgtgagctgcctccagcacatccttaggttgttaatgcaaatggtgCATTTTTCTGTATGTTTCAACTTGCATGTGATATACTGTGTATAAGTTAATCTAAATCTGCTTGCATAAGTGATGGTTCATTTTGCTGCAATCTTTATAGACTGGTCAGCTGTTTAGGGATTGGGTTCACAGTCTCAGGATAAAGGGTCTGGCACTTAAAACTGGGATAAGGGTTGCAGATCTTTGAAATTCACTCCCGCAGTGAGCTGTGGCTGATCAGCCATTGGGTATATCTGCGTAGGAGCTCAATATATTTTTCGACATTAAGGAAATCAATGGAAATGGGGCTATTGATGAAAGTGGATAAGATTGAAGTCAACCCTTTACTTAAACAGACAGTCAGCAGGCTTGAGAAATTTCTTGACACACTCTTGCTTTTGTTTGTTGCAGGACCACTGCAACCAAACGTAATTCTGTCTTCTCCACAcatatcagattcagaatcaagtttattatcactgagatatgtcatgaaatttgatgttttgcagtagcagtacagtgcaatacctaaaatATTGTTATAGAGTattttacaataagaaatatattttaaaaagtgcaaaaagagagtaaaatagtgaggtagtgttcaatcaattccttggtcttactgacattgggtgcaagcttgttgttgtgacaccactctaccagctgatctatctcactgctgttcacctcctcatcaccatccaagATTTTACAAACAATAGCATACAGTATGCACATACATTCACtcttacacacacaaacatatgcaCACTCACAGATAgacaggtacacacacacacaacttgtAGAGAGCACCAGACGGTGATCTTGTGCAGGAATCCCAGCTAATTTAAATCTCGTGAAGACCAGACTCCACTTGAAAAATGTCTTCAGAagaaggtctagaggaggttaaggaaaataatcccaggaatgagagGATTATCTTATGAGGAGTTTTGATGGgtctgggcatgtactcactggaatttagaagaatggggggggggggtattgcattgaaacatacagaataTTGATATTGAGAGGATATATgcaatagtgggagagtgtaggaccagaaagcacagctcagaatagaaggatgtccctttagaacagaggtgtggaagaatttctttagacataggcatatggatttcattgccacaagtggctgtggagaccaactaattaggtacagtatatttaaagtgggggttgataggtCGTTGCTTAGTAAAGGTGCCAAAAGTTATGAAGATaaagcaggagaattgggttacAAGGGGGAaaaattcagccatgattgaatatcagagcagactcgataggctgaatggcctaattttctcctatctcttatggttttTAGTGCATAGAATGTCATCCCGACCTTAATTGTTTGTGGCTATTCTAACGTTGATGCTGCACCATAGCTGTCCTCTGCGTGATAACAAATTCAATGAAACTGAAAGCTAAAATGGCTTCTGACTTTGGAGACATTAGGACCTATTTGCTGTCAGGACCCTTGACTGTCAGAGCAATGGTTAATGGGGAAATTGCAGACATTTTCAATAACTTCCATCCATTCATTCAGAAAGTTGTCTCAACCTCCTCCACAGTCAACTGAATGAACTATTGCATTCAAAGATCTTGACAAACACATCACATTTCTTTATATTATTAAATCATGAGTCAGATCATTTAATTAGAATGCTCCCTATGCAACCTACTGGATATTAATTTCAAAGGCTGCTCTCCTATATAAGGTGATAAGTATCCGGTGTTAATCCTAGTATTTGCTATGTCAAATATCACTTGCCTATTTGAATGAATTTACATATGAAAACTAATATTATTTACTTAACATTTTGCTCTGGTTTCAAATCTTTCTTTATTTCCATATTTTAATATAGTACAGAACTTTAATTTAAAGAGCACAGTAAAACTCTCCACAAACTTCCTTATGAAGCTATTAATAAGTGCTATCTAATCACTGTTTTCGCTTGAGGAAAATTTGGTTGCCTTCTAGAAAATAtgagcaaataacacacagaatattaatcaTCGAACCGCAGAGTCCCTGAGATAGCCTAGgagtgttcagtttagttcagttcagttcagtttagtgctgcATCGTTCATTGACTACAGGCTGCAGAACCTGACCATTTTGAAATGCCGGATCTCTCAACCATGCTGAATTCCCTCAGAGACAGTAAAAGTGCCAGATTGCTCAGTCAGCCCAAAAGCACATTCTCAAGATGTAAATTACAGGCTTCCATTGTAGTagtagaagtatatttaaaataaGAAGGAGAAGAATTAGTTTCATGAACTGTCGGCAGGAGATCGCCGTtggtcactggcgccatcttgccAGATTCAAACAACCACAGTTAGTGTTTATTTTAGTTGCATCCACTTAATTGGGTGCAAAAATCCCTGACAATCATCCGTGAATCTTGTACCAACTCCTGTGAGTGTCTCCAGATTGGGAATTGACTCCATTGACTCAGTAAAAGGGAACATCTGAAACAGGGAAAATTAGCTCAAGAGGAACAAAATTCCAATCAGAATCAcagatttatttaaaaaaatcaatatgGTTTAAATCCAAAACATATTTAAGTGCCAAGCCTTTCATTTAGAAGAAAACATATATTTTCCTGGTGCTTTTTGCAACACCAGCTCCCACATCGAAGGCCCACGTTGAAGGATCGGTGTCGGAATATAATATCTACTTATGGTGTTCACAGCAGGCTCTGTCAGCAGTAATATTATTATACCACTAATTCTGAAGAGGtgtattttattattttcaaatGCACCTGATAAACAAAGTTACCGCGGTATTCTGGGTCTGCCAGGCCTAATAACAGTCTTTAAAGGTTATCCTTTCCTCTGCGTTAAACCAGAGGGGGAAGATATACCTCTCACCTGCTGGGCTGTAGCAAACTAAGGTCCAGGTGCAAGTACAAGTGTTTAAGCTACAATGCTGTTACGGGCACACCTCAGCAAAGAGTGGCTTATTTCTCTATAGATTCTAGAAGAAAGCAGAATAGTGATTAAGAAAGTATAAAGATTAATTTATCATCCAAGACCTAGAAAATGTAAGAATTTGGCCTGGGTTCAAGTGTCATGTCATGTTCTGGTTGTCACAGCGCCGGTGAGGTGTGAAGGTGTGTTGGTACCAGAGGAGATATAGAGAATACTTACAAAGGTGTTACCAAAGCTGGGGGATTATAAGAGAGATTGACAAGGCTGCATTTTGTTTCCTTGGGGAAATTTAATCAAGATGAATAAAATTGCAAGATTAGCAAGAATGAGAAGGTTGAACCTGTTCTTTTAGCAAGGAGGTCAGTAGCCTTCCTGCTTCTATTGGACAGAAGCTACATAACTGTAATGCTATACTAGCACCAGTGACCCAATTTCAATTCTGTtgcactctgtaaggagtttgaccaCTCTCCCCGTGAACAGatgggtttcatctgggtgctctggtttcctcccgcagtccaaagacgtacaggttagtaggtaaattggtcacaGAGTCTTAGGccactacagtgcagaaacaggccctttggtccatctagtccttgccaaactattactctgcctagtcccattgacctgcacctggaccgttGCCCCCCAtgcctctcccatccatgcacttatctaaacttcttttaaatgttgaaatcaaacccgcatccaccacttcctctggcagctcgttccatacactcaccactctctgaatgaaaaaattatccctcatgttccccttaaacatttcccctttcacccttaacccatgatctcgagttgtagtctcacacaacctcagtggatgAAGCCAGCTTGcacttaccctgtctatacccctcaaattTCATATTCCTCTGTCAGGTCTCCTCTCACACTCCAATGCTCCAGGGAATCATGACTGCTGGAGTTGGTGGAATGAAGATGGAGTCTAGCCATCAAAGCCCTTATCATTGCTGCAGGATGCTCAACATCCATCTGAACCATCAGAACAGGCAcattgtctttgttaaaattactTCCCAGGTTTTTCCTATCCTTTCTTGCCTTTTTCCTTCAGACCGCCTACATCAACGTGACAGGCTGTACATGGCCTTGGTCATACTGGTGACTCTcagtgggctggaaaggcctgttaccaCACTGTATCTTCAATTAAATAAGCTTAAGGACATGAACCACCAGGCTCACCACACTGATGAGCTTCTATCACACTGATATAAGTCTCCTGAACACATCTCTTATACAATAAAGATGAATTCATGATCTCTCAAGTCTACCTTGTCACGATCCTTACACATTACTTGTCTACATATACTGTACCTTCTCGGTAACTGTAACAATAATATCTACATTCTGTTTATTTTGCCTTTGTATTACTTTATTGTACTTACAGTATGCAGCAAATGATCTGGTTGGATGGCACACAAAAAtaaatgcttttcactgtacctcagtacagatGATAACAATGAGCAACTCCCAAACTGGGGGCAGAGATTTACTGCAGACTAACTGGGAAGAAGAATATTTGGGATTAGAGGTAgtcatctttttttttcatccAAAGGGTGGTGGGGCACTGGATTACTGATGGAGGCGGAAAGCCTATCCTATTTCAAGTATACCTGAGTGATCATGTTCCACGAGACAAtcgagcaagagctggcaagtggAATCAGTAAATTTTTGTCTCTATATAGAAgagtttgtttgttatgtgccatgtctttccatgaccatgattgttcttatcAAATTTTTTAATGGAAGTGgcatgccattgccttcttctgggtacatctttacaagataggtgaccccagccattatcaatagtcttcacagattgtctgcctggcctcAATAGTTGCATGACCAAGACTATATAAACCtattccatgatcaatctaactcttccctcctacataccacataaccttctatttttctttcatccatatgcctatctaagaatctctgaaatgtccctaatgtatctgcctctatcaccattccTGCCAGTGTGTCCCAGACATCTATCACTCTTCTCAGGAAGTGGTGACGTAGTTGTATTTTCTTGACCAAattggtggtgttgagggaccaggtgagattgtctgttgtgtgcactcccagaaacttggtgctccaaactctctccatggaggagctatgtatgtgcagtgaggaatggtcagcctgcacctttctaaagtccacaatcaactctttggtcttgtccatgttgaggcCCAAGTTGTTGTGCTTACACCATTCTACCTCCTCCCTGTGCAGTGCCTCAGCGTTGTagatgaggccagccactgttgtgtcatcagcaaacttgatgattcGATTTGAACTAGATGTAGCAGTGCAGTCATGCGTCAGCAGCATGACCAGCAATGCACTGAGCACACTTCTCTCGGGGAGCACCGGTGCTCAGTGTGGTGGAGCTAGAGATGCTTCTGCctacatggactgactgtggcctttcagTCAAGAAATCCAGGGTCCAATTACAGATACTGTcccctcctatcaaattcctcctccttcatCACTTTACATCTTCCAactatcccctctcagccttttaGTTCATCGCCTCCCTTCCCCACAcaaccaccttcctcctcacccaccacctgccagcttgtactccttcccctcccctctccttttcattctggctttgtccccttcctttccagtcttgattaagggtcttggcctgaaacgtaatCTGTTgattttccctccatagatgctacctgtcttggtgagttcctccaacattttgtgtgtgttgctataaagaAATATCCTTTTCTTCTGAAGGGTGGTTGACTTGGGATTGCTTCCACAAACCTTCTTGCTGAAGACAGCAGTTGAAACTTTGCAGTTGAATTTAGCACAAAGATCGTATCAGGCAAAACAGGGCAAAATATTTCAAACTCAAACACCTTGTGAGCAAATAACAGCAATACCCTAAGGCTGAAATTGGAAGTGATCATGACAATCCCAGCATTATGTATAGAGAGTAATTGAAAAGAtttcctttgcttctttggatttGCTGATCTCAGCCAGAAAGAAAGCACATGCATCAATGATGATGTGACTTGTGATGGAAAAATAATGAGGTTTGTTCAGTAAAAACCTGACTTTATTGTGAAATCTTCTCAATGGAAGTAAACACTATTACACACGGTACCATACATATACCAATTATAGAAAATGAAATAGCTTTATTTTTGGTACAAaatcaacatcagtggaaaactCAGGTGTCTTGGGGAGAAGAGGAGGCTAATGGTTTACATAGATGCTGGGACGGGgcggaagaatcagaatcaggtttattatctatGGCATACTGATTATcacgattttttttgttttgtgacaaaattaaaatgcaatacataaaaagttacaataagaaatatgtgcAAAAACTTAagga
The DNA window shown above is from Mobula hypostoma chromosome 18, sMobHyp1.1, whole genome shotgun sequence and carries:
- the LOC134358151 gene encoding cocaine- and amphetamine-regulated transcript protein-like, which gives rise to MVSDRLLLAVYFSALLTTAIGTENSDVETRALRDFYSKNSYPSSEKELLGALHEVLKKLQTKRLPTWEKKYGQGPQCYIGDVCAVRKGPRIWRTCNCQNSKCNYFLFKCV